One part of the Pristis pectinata isolate sPriPec2 chromosome 15, sPriPec2.1.pri, whole genome shotgun sequence genome encodes these proteins:
- the gpr19 gene encoding probable G-protein coupled receptor 19 encodes MVSAEMNLNMTSSITIPTATTLGNFIEVLNTSSGDSREQLNGQNQREMNNTTFQELTTGEIVAVSFIFGVIWLIALFGNSLVCLVIHRSRRTQSTTNYFVVSMASADLLISVASTPFVLLHFTTGRWLLGDVMCKLVRYIQYLTPGVQIYVLLSICVDRFYTIVYPLSFKVSREKAKKMIAASWIFDAAFVSPTLFFYGTEGGTCNLFLPQSWSGVIYGTVHLLLGFLIPSVLIILFYQKVIKYIWRIGTDGRTVRRTMNIVPRTKVKTIKMFLMLNCLFLLSWFPFYVVQIWQPDQMDYTGCSALFLSIALVSFSSSASKPSLYSIFNANFRRGMKETFCMSSMKCYRSNAYTITTSSRMAKKNYVGITDIPAPTKTITKDTIYETFDREAREKKLAWPINSNPPNTFV; translated from the coding sequence ATGGTGTCAGCTGAAATGAATCTTAATATGACATCCTCCATTACAATTCCAACAGCTACAACTTTGGGCAATTTCATTGAGGTATTAAACACATCATCTGGAGATAGTAGAGAACAACTCAATGGACAGAACCAGAGAGAAATGAATAATACCACATTTCAGGAACTTACGACAGGGGAAATTGTTGCTGTCAGCTTTATTTTTGGTGTGATCTGGCTCATTGCATTGTTTGGGAACTCACTTGTTTGCCTTGTAATCCACAGGAGTCGGAGGACACAATCAACAACCAATTACTTTGTGGTGTCTATGGCTTCAGCGGATTTGCTCATCAGTGTGGCCAGCACTCCCTTTGTCCTTTTGCATTTTACCACAGGGAGGTGGTTATTAGGGGATGTCATGTGCAAATTGGTTAGGTACATTCAGTACCTTACTCCTGGAGTGCAGATTTATGTCCTTCTCTCCATCTGTGTGGACAGATTTTATACCATTGTATATCCTTTGAGTTTCAAAGTGTCTAGGGAGAAGGCTAAGAAGATGATTGCAGCATCCTGGATTTTTGACGCTGCATTTGTATCTCCAACTTTGTTTttctatggcacagaaggaggtacCTGTAATTTGTTCCTACCCCAGTCCTGGAGCGGTGTCATCTATGGCACTGTTCACCTTTTGCTGGGATTTCTCATTCCATCTGTCCTCATCATACTATTTTACCAAAAAGTCATAAAATACATTTGGAGAATAGGTACAGATGGCAGGACCGTAAGGAGAACTATGAACATTGTACCTAGAACAAAGGTCAAAACAATCAAGATGTTTTTGATGTTAAATTGTTTGTTCTTGTTGTCTTGGTTTCCTTTTTATGTGGTTCAGATCTGGCAACCAGATCAGATGGATTACACAGGGTGTTCAGCACTCTTTCTATCCATCGCACTGGTGTCTTTTAGCTCTTCAGCATCTAAACCCAGCCTCTACTCAATCTTCAATGCAAACTTCAGGCGTGGTATGAAGGAGACTTTCTGCATGTCATCAATGAAATGTTACCGTAGCAATGCATACACCATCACTACCAGTTCCAGGATGGCAAAAAAGAATTATGTTGGTATCACTGACATTCCTGCACCCACCAAAACCATTACTAAAGATACAATATATGAAACATTTGACAGGGAAGCAAGAGAGAAAAAACTTGCATGGCCTATAAATTCAAATCCTCCAAATACATTTGTGTAA